AGCTTAAACTGTATGTACACATACAGCGTCAGATACAACACACGAATAACGCTGTTTTAACCAGTTGTTCTCCTGATTTAACAATGTATACattgtggtttgtgtttttaaaagctcgttttgttgtttttacgcaggggaaacagaaaacaaagaagtTCGCTGCCATGAAGCGGATGATCAATATGAAAGACAACAGAATGTGAGTTCTGCTTCGTTTAAATAACTTTTCTCTGTGATTGTGCCTACGACACCAGCTCCTCATCACTAGGAAGTATTTTTAATCCACCATCAACACGCGTTATCCAGAGGAATGAAGCAATTGTAGAATGTCAACATCGAATATGAATCAAAGCCTTATCAGCCCTGGTTTGCTTGTTAATGTTTAGAAAAGAGAAAGATCGAGCCAAACCaaaagaggtaaagaagaagGATCCCTCACAGCTGAAGGAGACAGAAGTGTGAGTTGGTGACACGAACGCTTGAATCAGTTGATATCTTGTGGATAATGGCTCCTTACCTTGATTTGTGTAAACTCTTTGTGCAGGGCCAAGTACCCGTCGTGCTTGTTCTTCCAGTACAACACTCAGCTCGGTCCACCGTACCACGTACTGGTCGACACCAATTTCATTAACTTCTCCATCAAGGCCAAACTGGACATTGTTCAGTCGATGATGGATTGTCTCTATGCCAAATGTAAGTACCTCCAGTTGCAAGTAGCAATGTAGGTGATGATCTTATTTTCATGATGATTCACAGCATATTCTAGTTAACTAACAACGATGGTTATTTTGCTCTTCATCTACCCAGGTATCCCATATATCACAGACTGTGTGATGGCTGAGATCGAAAAGCTTGGAATGAAGTATAGAGTTGCACTCAGGTACAAGATCTAATAGCACTGGGAGATTAACCGACGTACTTTCGGTCCCCTTCTATTCTGTTTCCGTCATCATTTAATCAAATGAGTATTTACGATGACCATCTTTTGCTTTTGTTGGTTTTTGCAGGATAGCCAAGGATCCGAGGTTTGAGCGCCTACCATGTGCACACAAGGGAACGTACGCCGACGACTGTTTGGTCCAAAGGGTAACACAGGTAATATCAGTTTAAAGGACAGTTGTTGCTTTATGTATTAATGTTTACTGAGTGATTCACTCTACAATATGAGTAATATCATGCATAACTGATATGATAAATAACAGCAGTAAAACAAGTGAATAACACAGTACAGTATGGTTTATTATTCAATTCCAAAATACTGATATGTCTACTGTTGGgagaatacatttttcttattttttatacTGTACTGCTCTGTTGCCTTTTAACTTGTGCACCCTGTTCAAAGTCAAGTTTACTACCcggataataaataaatgaatgactgAGTGTATGTCACTCCAGTGTTTCCCTTTAACTACTAATTATTATGGTCGCCACAGTCTTATGATATAAAATGTGAAGGatctttaactttgtgttttgtgctgttGCTTCATTGTAGAGCTATGTGTAGTGCACACAAAATAAGGAGCCGGGTGTGAATACTTGTTTCACGGCACTTTATAACTTGTGGAACAATATTTCCACAGCACAAGTGCTACATCCTGGCCACTGTGGACAGAGATCTAAAAAGAAGAGTCAGGAAGATCCCTGGAGTTCCTATCATGTACATCTCAAACCACAGGTACatcacatacatatatattagctttttgtttgtgtgtgtgttgaaaccAACTTTCTCACTTGTACCTCCCTCTCTTTTTAAATACAGGTTTAATATTGAACGGATGCCTGATGATTATGGTGCTCCAAGATTTTAATATCTCTACAGTTGAGGCGGACCTGTAAATGAACTGGTTTCCTGTGTAataatatttttcctttttcatctatgtatacaaatacaatttatagGTTTTCAAGTTTGATTTGGTTAGAATGGGATGGGGATGGGTTTAAAGTACATGAACATTACTTTGTACCGTGAccatataaaacattttgtttgaataaatgaaCTTTTTCAATGCATGCCCTCTTCAGTCTTGAGGTTTTTTTCCCAACCCGCCAAGATGTTTAGAGTAAAATTTCTATATGAGCAGAGATGCTAATTCATTATGAGAAAGAAAACCTCAAGGAACCTTAGGTCACTTCATCCTTAAAGCTTCTGTCTTCTCTAAAGATTTAGTTCACGAATGCAACATCAGAAATGTATTCCTTGTGTGTATGCTAAACAATGCAGAGGAAATTCTAAAACTTAACTGAttatcagtggtgggaagtaacgatgTAGAAATACtccgttactgtacttaagtagaattttcacatatctgtactttacttgagtatttattttcctgacgactttttacttttactcgctacatttgagcacaaatatctgtactttcttacattctcaaaactggctcgttacttgagcagcggaggttggcgcaacgtgcacctttacacacggcgcacctctctctcgctctctcgctcctgcaggagctcggttcagtctttattattagggcccgagcactcacaggcactgacagacgtgaggccctattggagttgtaaggattattattcaggcaaattaattggctttttgagggcttttattaggtgactttacatgattgaaggtattcct
This Limanda limanda chromosome 12, fLimLim1.1, whole genome shotgun sequence DNA region includes the following protein-coding sequences:
- the fcf1 gene encoding rRNA-processing protein FCF1 homolog, with amino-acid sequence MGKQKTKKFAAMKRMINMKDNRIKEKDRAKPKEVKKKDPSQLKETEVAKYPSCLFFQYNTQLGPPYHVLVDTNFINFSIKAKLDIVQSMMDCLYAKCIPYITDCVMAEIEKLGMKYRVALRIAKDPRFERLPCAHKGTYADDCLVQRVTQHKCYILATVDRDLKRRVRKIPGVPIMYISNHRFNIERMPDDYGAPRF